In the genome of Triticum urartu cultivar G1812 chromosome 5, Tu2.1, whole genome shotgun sequence, one region contains:
- the LOC125508353 gene encoding protein ROH1-like encodes MPVTDYQGASSSPSPFSFGSLLSLRRDHTAMASGEEADLEVFQRHLAANLGDLLPAEAAEGVPAQEEILSVAWIRRLLEAFILCQEEFRVVLAQARRRGALPAAAERLVAEFHERAVKALDVCNAARDGVDQVRRLERLADIAASVLLAPGEIHEGQLRRARKAVSELSVLLVDDTTAAASGGVASFLASHRNRSFGRARASPSRGSATGSSAASSASHFRSLSWSVSRAWSASRQLQAIGAGLTAPRAHEGGLVAPVYAMGCILHFTAWALVAAVPCPDRSSALLAHHLPVAPARAAFPWAPPLLTLQERLAEEGKRKERRSSCGLLKEIHVLDKATQKLADAIDAAPIPLFGDREADLREAAAELSAVCAAMREGLEPLEKQVREVFHRIVRSRVEGLDSSMHNAD; translated from the coding sequence ATGCCGGTGACGGACTACCAGggggcgtcgtcctccccgtcgCCCTTCTCCTTCGGCTCGCTCCTCTCGCTCCGCCGTGACCACACGGCCATGGCGTCGGGCGAGGAGGCCGACCTCGAGGTCTTCCAGCGCCACCTGGCCGCCAACCTCGGGGACCTGCTGCCCGCGGAGGCGGCCGAGGGAGTGCCCGCGCAGGAGGAGATCCTCTCCGTCGCCTGGATCCGCCGCCTCCTCGAGGCCTTCATCCTCTGCCAGGAGGAGTTCCGGGTCGTGCTGGCGCAGGCGCGCCGCCGCGGGGCGCTGCCGGCCGCGGCCGAGCGCCTCGTCGCCGAGTTCCACGAGAGGGCCGTCAAGGCGCTCGACGTCTGCAACGCGGCCCGCGACGGCGTCGACCAGGTGCGCCGCCTCGAGCGCCTCGCCGACATCGCCGCCTCCGTGCTCCTCGCGCCCGGGGAGATCCACGAGGGCCAGCTCCGCCGCGCCCGCAAGGCCGTCTCCGAGCTCTCCGTCCTGCTCGTCGACgacaccaccgccgccgccagcgGGGGCGTCGCCTCCTTCCTCGCCTCCCACCGCAACCGCTCCTTCGGCCGCGCTCGCGCGTCCCCGTCGCGCGGCTCGGCCACCGGCTCCTCCGCCGCCTCATCGGCGTCCCATTTCCGCTCCCTCTCCTGGAGCGTGTCCCGCGCGTGGTCGGCGTCGCGGCAGCTGCAGGCCATCGGGGCCGGGCTGACCGCGCCGCGCGCCCACGAGGGGGGCCTCGTGGCGCCGGTCTATGCCATGGGCTGCATACTCCACTTCACGGCGTGGGCGCTCGTCGCCGCCGTCCCATGCCCGGACCGCTCCAGCGCGCTCCTGGCGCACCACCTGCCCGTGGCGCCAGCGCGCGCCGCATTCCCCTGGGCGCCGCCTCTCCTCACCCTGCAAGAACGCCTGGCCGAGGAGGGGAAGCGCAAGGAGAGGCGCTCTTCCTGCGGCCTGCTCAAGGAAATCCACGTGCTTGATAAAGCCACACAGAAGCTCGCTGACGCCATTGACGCGGCCCCCATCCCGCTCTTCGGGGACAGGGAGGCCGACCTGCGGGAGGCCGCGGCGGAGCTCTCCGCCGTGTGCGCGGCCATGAGGGAAGGGCTGGAGCCGCTGGAGAAGCAGGTGCGGGAGGTGTTCCACCGCATCGTGCGCAGCCGCGTGGAGGGCCTCGATTCCTCCATGCACAATGCTGATTGA